A window of Gimesia sp. genomic DNA:
TGTAGGATAGGTGGGAGGCTTTGAAACGGGCACGCTAGTGTTCGTGGAGCCGACCTTGAAATACCACCCTGGACCTATTTGGTATCTAACACTATCCCGTGAATCCGGGTAGTGGACAGTTTCAGTTGGGCAGTTTGACTGGGGCGGTCTCCTCCTAAAGAGTAACGGAGGAGCTCAAAGGTACCCTCAGCCTGGTTGGCAATCAGGCGTAGAGCGCAAAGGTAGAAGGGTGCTTGACTGCAAGACCTATAAGTCGAGCAGAGACGAAAGTCGGACTTAGTGATCCGGCGGTTCCGAATGGAAGGGCCGTCGCTCAACAGATAAAAGGTACTCTGGGGATAACAGGCTGATCACTTCCGAGCGTCCATAGCGGCGAAGTGGTTTGGCACCTCGATGTCGGCTCATCACATCCTGGGGGTGAAGAAGCTCCCAAGGGTTCGGCTGTTCGCCGATTAAAGTGGTACGCGAGCTGGGTTTAAACCGTCGTGAGACAGGTTGGTCCCTATCTTCTGTGGGCGCACGAAACTTGAGGGGTTTTCTCTTTAGTACGAGAGGATTTAGAGGGACGTACCTCTGGTGTTCCTGTTGTCACGCTAGTGGCACCGCAGGGTAGCTAAGTACGGTCAGGATAAGCGCTGAAAGCATCTAAGCGCGAAGCCTCTCCCAAGATTAGGTTTCGTTTGAGTCCCCTGGAAGACTACCAGGTTGATAGGCCGGATGTGTAAGGTGAGTAATCATCTCAGCTGACCGGTACTAATGGACGAACGCTTAGCCGTTTTGATTTTTACATCAAAAACGCTAAGAACAAATTCTATGTTACAGAACGTTACTTATTGCTTTTACCATTTTAATACACCAGGCAGAGTAGTGCGGCCATTTGGTTGGCGACTCTGTCAATTCCGGTGACCATATCTGTGAGGCCACACGCGTTCCCATTCCGAACACGACAGTTAAGCTCACAGAGCCGATGATAGTGCCCACCAGTGCGAAAGTAGGTTATTGCCGGATATTTTAAAACTCCTTACTCTTCTGAGTAAGGAGTTTTTTTACGTCTACTCCGATCCGAGAACACATCTTGCTGATTTGAAGGCCTGCGATTCTGCGAAAATAGAACAGAATGCCACACTTCCTGGCTCTCCAACGATCCAAATTGGCTCCTTTTCCCAGAGAATCAAGTCTCCGCGATTGCCACCTCTCGAGGTGCGTGTTACGATTCTGTAATAGAAGTAAACTTTAGAAAGAAAAGTGGCTTGCCTATCTTTCTATTCCGACGAATAAAGACACTATCACGATTCTCTCATAAATCCCCATATTCCTCCGTTCTGAGCCAGCAATGGATTCTGCTCTCAGAACAGTCTTCGGAATATGCTGAAACTCCTGCAATTAACTCATAACTCACTGGAATGCGCCTCATTGAATTTTCAATCGAGATCTGTTCCGCTAATTGTATATTGCTTTTTTACTACAGGAGACTTTTGTGTTGAATTCTATGTCCCGTAAGCGTGGCTTCACCCTGATTGAGCTGCTCGTTGTGATTGCCATTATTGCGATTTTGATCGCGCTTCTGCTTCCCGCCGTACAACAGGCACGTGAAGCAGCCCGTCGCAGTACCTGCAAAAACAATCTGAAACAGCTGGGCCTCGCGTTTCACAATTATCACGACACCCACCGCGTTCTGCCCCCCGCAGCGATTAATCCTGGCAGTGCTAACTGCACGTCAGTTTTTTCCACCAATAACATCATGAATCACACCTGTTTCCAGATGATTCTGCCGTTCCTGGATCAGGCACCACTTTACAATCTCTATAACTGGTCGATTCCCAGTGGACCTGCCATGCATTCCAGCTGTGGACATACCGCGCCACCCACCACTGCTAACCAGTTTGGTCTGCTTGACTCAACGCTTCCGGTATTTATCTGTCCCTCTGAAAGTGGTAACCCGAAAGGCACCCAGAGCGCAGCAGGTAGCTACACCTCGAACGGTGCGCACCGTACCAGCTACGGAGTCGCCGCGAATCAGTATGACTCAGATAAAGTCAGCTCCTTCCAGGGGGACACCTACTCCAAAAAAGCCGCACTGGGCCTGAATGGATCAGCCAGAATTTCTGCGATCAAAGACGGAACCAGTAATACCATGCTCTTGATTGAAACTCCGTTCGAGAAAACGACCAGCGGTTCAGACGTCTATGTCGGCTTCGGTCCCTACTGGGATACATACACCCATACCAATTCCATCCGTCCCACCGGACAGGGGATTAATCGCCCCCGGAATGCAGCCTACAGCCAGCGGGTTTATGGTTGGGGCGCCGGTAGTTCACACACCGGTGGTGTGCATATTCTCCTGGCTGACGGAGCCGTCCGCTTCCTGAGTGAAAATGCCGACATGACTTCCGTCGTGCAGTCGCTGATTTCTGCCAGCGGCGGTGAAGTCATCGGCGAATTCTAATATTCAAAATGCTTTATCAATGTCCCGCTGCACCGTTCTGATACGGAGGCAGCGGGATTTTCGATTCAACGCTCCCTGAACTGCCATGTTTTCGATGACTGGCACTTATCAACGGCCATCGATCCGTTGACGCACGGGGAGTATATTCACTGAAAGACAGATGAAAGTCATGAAACACAGAGCGTTTGAGAAAAAAATCGTCGGCTGCCTGCTGGCAGTCGTAGCATTGACGGCTTGTTCCGGCGGCGAATCGCTGCCCGAACTGGCTACAGTAACGGGAACCGTGAGTCTGGATGGCAATCCACTGCCGGCGGCCAATGTACTTTTCCAGCCCCAGCAGGGAAAAACAGCCTTCGCGATGACCGATGAAAACGGAAAATTCGAATTGATGTATAACCAGGATGTCACTGGAGCAACTCCTGGAAATTATACCGTCAAAATTTCGAAAGAAAAAAATCCGGAAGAACCCGGCAATGAACTGCTTCCGGCCAAATACAACGAGCAGACAACTCTGAGTGCCGATGTCAAAGCCGATCAGGAAAACGATTTTCAGTTTGATCTGAAAACCAAATAATCAGATTCGCGTTTCTATTTTTTACAGATCCGGATTCAGCTCGTCAGAGTTGTTTCCGGATTTTGTAAAATCCGGTGATCGATTTCCAGGCCAGCGGGAGCACGCATAACCAGAGCAGGTAATTCAGTGTGCCCGGCAGGAAGTAAACATCAATGGGAATCCATGCATAGACCATAAACCGGGGACGAACCAGCCAGCTGTAGGGAATGGCCAGCGAACTGCGAATCATCGCGAAAACCACGACCAGCGTATAAAACAGCAGATACAAGCCCCCGACCGTGGCATGGACCACATCAAAATGAATCAGTGTAATCGTCGTAAAAGCAACGACTAACTGGTCTGCTGTCGTATCGGTAAATGAGCCGCGATTCCCCGCCGTTCCCATGAAACGGGCCAGGGGACCATCAATGCCGTCCAGCAGCAAATGCAAAAACAGCAGTCCCAGCGCAATCAGCCGCGCTCCTTCCCAGCTTTGCCCAAAAGTAAAGCAGAACCCGATGCCGCACAGCAGTGAGAGGCCGGTCAGCAGGTTCGGCGTGATCCCGGAGCGGACAAACAGCTTCAAAATCGGCAGAAAAAAACGCTGCCGGCGGGCCTGGGACGCGTCCATCAGCGATTGTTCGCCGCTGGCATAGACGGAGACGCGGGGCTGGGGGGCATTTTTTTGAGAAATCATTTCTGTGCGTTTCCTGACCAGGTCAACATCACCCCCCTGGATTCTGTTCGCACGATTCGATTCCCGGTTTCAGGTCTCCTCGCCTTCCTCGAACAGTTGATCCAGAGCGCCGGATGCTTTGACCTCTTCAAAATTTTGACGAAATACTTTTTCGGATTCCGGATCCAGCTGTGGTGGCTTGTCATGTTCCTGAATGTACTGGCTCATCTGTTCCAGTCTCGGATTCGCAAAGTAATGATCGCTCATGGCCAGGGACACAATCATTTCATCATCCGTCCGGGGCCGGGTCTGACATTGGTCGCAGGGCATGAACGAGCCAAATTTGATATGGCCGCATTGAAAGCAGACAGCTTTTGTCATGGCAACCTCGGGGATTCTCTCTATAAAAATTGATCCAGAGAGCGCGTCAGATTAATTATTGTAACCCCTGGTACCACAAACTTCAGGCAGAAACTCCCGAGATTTATTAAGTTTCCTTTTTATATGGTTCGCTTTTGATATGATAGATTCGTTTGAAGCGCGCAGAGATTGATATTTTTTAATTTAAATTGAGAGGGAACCATGGATCCGCACTCGTTTCAAAATCGGGGAAAAGGTCTTATCGCAGCGGCTCTGCTGCTGACACTCATTTTCGTTCCTGCAGGACAGGGGCGGGCAGAGAAAAAGACGGAAACCAAACCGTTTCCCGTCGTTCTCCAGAAACGCGTTGCCGATGACACGGGAAAATATCGTCCTGTCAAAGAAGCCTTCTACTGGAAACCGGAAGAGACAGCGATCATCGTCTGTGACATGTGGGACGATCATACCTGTAAACAGGCCGCCAAACGGGTTGCCGAAATGGCGCCCGCGATGAACGAAACACTCAAAGCGGCCCGGGATAAGGGAGTCTTTATCATTCATGCTCCCAGCGGACGTATGAATTTTTATGCCGATACCCCTCAGCGACAACGCGCCATCGATGCACCCTTTGTTCATGCACCTCTGGATTTCAAATGGAAATACTGGAATGACGAAAAAGAAGGGCAGCCGCTCGACTTCGTCCGGGCAGGGGGCTGTGGTTGTAAAGTGCCCTGCAAAGGCTGGGTTCCCGATGAAACCGGGCTGCGGCACTGGAAGGGCGAAAAAATTCCCTGGACCCGTCAGATCGCGACCATTGATATCGCTGACCAGGATGCCATCAGCGATAACGGCCAGGAAGTTTTTAATCTGCTCGAACAGAGGGGAATTGAGAATGTAGTTCTGATGGGCGTGCACACCAACCTGTGTGTCTGCGGCCGCCCCTTTGGATTACGACAGATGGTCTACCAGGGAAAAAATGCGGTTCTCTGCCGGGATCTCACCGATTCGCTTTTCCAGCAGAACGATCCTCCCATCAGTCATTTCCGGGGGACCGAACTGGTTGTGGAACATATTGAGAAAAAAATCTGTCCGACGATTCCCTCAACCACGTTCACCGGCAAGGCGGAATTTCGCTTTGATGAAAGTGCCACTCACTGATTTCGTTGATGAGACGGCGGAATCCTGACTGGCAACCTCCAGGCAGCGAAACGAATCGCTGCCCTCCTTCCTGATTTTTCTGGACAGTCTGCAAGATGCATACGCTTGATTATGGTGTTATTCTGGCTTACCTGCTGGTCTCCGTGGGCCTGGGGATCTATTTCGGTCGCAATCAGACCCGGCAGGAATTTTTTGCCGCCGGAAATTCGATGGGCTGGCTGCCCGTCGGTCTGAGTGTGATGGCGACGCTGTTTTCCGCCAACAGTTTCGTGATGTACCCCTCCATCGCATATGGCAGCGGTCTGCGGATCAGCCTGTTTCTGATTTCGATTTCACTGATGGCGCCGCTGGTGCTCTGGGTCTTCATTCCCATTTATGCCCGCCTCAAATGTCAGACCGCTTATGAATATCTGGAACGCCGCTATCATGTGTCGGTTCGTTCCCTGGCCAGCGGACTCTTTATCTTTCTCAGAATCGGCTGGATGGCTTCCGCAACCTATGCCGCCTCGGTCGTCCTGGCCAACGTGATGCAGGTCGATCAGACCATGGTCATCGTCGTCCTCGGCATCGTCTCCATTTTTTATACGATGCTCGGTGGTCTGCGGGCTGTGATGTGGACCGACGTGATGCAGTTCTTCATTTTCAGTCTCACAATTCTGCTGACACTTGGCCTGATTTTAAGCCAGACCGAGGGGGGCGTCTCGGGTGTCATTTCGACGTACTTCGAGGGACGCAGTAATGTGCTGATCGATTTCACTCCCTCGATGACACTGGAATACGGCAGTTGGGCGCTGCTCATCGGCCTGTTTCTGGAAGGACTTTCCGCATTTGGTGCAGACCAGGTTGCCGTCCAGCGCTACATCGCCGCCCGTTCCGAACGAACGTCCCAGATCGGTTTCATGATCAACATACTCGGGATGTGGACCGTAGTCCCTGGTCTGCTGGCCATCGGGATCGGACTGTACTCGCACTACCAGCACTTCCCCGAAGAGATGGTCTCAGTACTCGCCACAGAACTGGATGGGCAACTGCCTGATTGGCGCACGGACGGGGCACCTGGTGTGTCGGTTCCCGAATATTATCAGTCGTATCCTCAATATGTGGCCGAAGACATTCGGGCTCTGAATAAGCAGGACCAGGCACTGCCGCAATATGTCCGCCTGCATTTTCCTCCCGGGGTCATTGGTCTGTTTCTGGTGGCTTTAATGGCAGCAGTCATGTCGAGTATCGACTCGGGCATTCACTCTGTAACAACCGCGCTGATGGTCGATTTCCGCGATCGCCACATGCCACACTGGAAACCGGAGAACAATAAAACCGAAGTCCTGCAGGACCGGGCACTGGTCGTGCTGATCGGGATTCTCTCGGTGTTCCTTGCCTGTAATGTCGGCGAGATGGGGGACGTGTTTGCGATCGGTAAAAAAATGACCGCCGGTTTTGGGGGACCGTTACTGGCGGTCTTCGTGCTGGCCCTGTTTTTCAAGAATACGACAACTGCCGGCGTCTGGGTGGGAACCTTTGTGGGGGCGGTCATTACCATCGCCCTGATGTATCTTTACTCGGACTGGTTTTCGGTCTGGTACTGGCCCATCGGTTTTGGCTTGAGTCTGGTCATCGGCCTGGGCGTGAGCCTGGTCTCCAACCTGATTCACGGAGCTCCTTCCTCAAGGGACTCGAAAGAGGAACCGCTCACATTTTGGAATGTTGTGCGTAGTCATAAGACACTTTCTCAAAAATCCAGCGAGTAATCTGTCATGAAATTTTTAGAAATGACTGCCGTCGAACTTAAGAACGTGCCCCGCGAAGACACACTGGTGGTGCTTCCGATCGCCGCCGTCGAACAGCACGGCCCCCACATGCCGACCGGCACCGATCACTTTATCTGCACCGCGATTGCGGAAGCGGTAGAACAGAACCTGCCTGAATCGCTGCTGCTCCTGCCGACACAATGGCTAGGAGCCAGTCAGCATCATCTCCGCTGGGGGGCAACACTGACACCCCGCGTGGAAAATTACGAAACGCTGCTCTACGAGATCTGCGAGTCAGTACTGAATGACGGCTTCCAGCGCATTCTGATTCTTAATGGTCATGGCGGAAATATCGGACCGATGCAGACCGCGCTGCGTCGTCTCCAGGTTCATTACCCGGACTGCCAGTTGCTCGCGGCTTCCTACTGGTCTATCGCCGAACAGGAAATTGCAGCGCTGATGGAAGGGGAATGCAAAACAGTCGGACATGCCTGCGAGGCGGAAACGTCGCTGATCATGCATCTGCGTCCCGAACTCGTACACGCCGCCAAAATTGAGAACTTCAACGACTACGAACTCGACCTGCTGGACGGCGTCTATCATTGTCGCGATATGTTTCAGCGAACCAGCGCCGGGGCCACCGGCCGCCCGGATCTGGCGTCTCCGGAAAAGGGAGCCCAAATGTTTTCCGGAATCGTCGCACGGGTGACCGAGGTCCTGCAAGCCATCATTGCCAAACCGCTGACGTAGAAAGCATGCTTGGAGCGGAGTAAGTAAGTTGCTTACTGTGGAAAGTCGTTGGTATCAAAGCGGCTCAGTTCCAGAGCACGCTGCGGATCCAGAATCGAATTGCCCACATGCGTCGTGAAACCCAGCAGACAGTCTTTGCGTTTGAGGATTTCCAGGGTTTCCTGGTTGTAGGCACCATATGGATAGCACATGATCCAGTTATGAGTCGGGGCACCAATGCGGGAGAGGAACTGCAGAGAGCGATCGATTTCCTGTTCCTGAGTTCCCGCATCCACGGCATTCAGCCAGAAATGGTGGTACGTATGACTGCCGACATACATGCCTTCCCGAATCAGTTCTTTAAGATCGTCGGTCGTCATATAGAGTTCTTTGCTGAACTCCGCTTCCGTTTTGCCGACATACTTCTCAAACAGACTCGTCGTAATCTCCGAGCGTAATTCGAACGGCAGTTCCCGTTGCAGCATCCGCTTGAAGAAAATAACTTCCGCGGGATCATAGCGGCTGGGCTCGGAAAGTCGGTCTCTACATTCGGTGAGATACGCTTCCGAAAAATCACGCGTTCGCAGCTCGTCCAGCAGATCCCGGGAGAGCTGTTCCACATCGTCGGCGACTGCCAGGATGTAGTGAATCGCGTTGACATCCAGCAGCGTGTGGTCTTCAATTGGTTTCGCTGGCGGAAAAAAACAGGCACTCAGATTCCGTTTGACCAGTTCCGGCAAAACGTAATCATAGTGATCCCGATAACCGTCATCAAAGGTCAGCAGGCAGGCATTGTCCGGAAAATCAGCGGCGTCACCCGTCAGACAGGCGATTAACTGGTCAGCCGAGATGATTTCATACCGACTGCTTAAATAGTCCAGTTGCCGCTGGAATCCCTCAAATTCAAGCCCCTTAATCCCGGGGTAAGACGAATTCTGGATCTCCCGGACGTAATGGTACATGACCGTTACAAATTCGGCGTGCATGACAGAATCCGACTTGATTATGCGTTGACCGCTTCCAGCACGTACGAAGAGGAGTACGGAACCAGTTGATGGTTGGTAATCATCTTGTCCGAAGCGAAGCGCGCCATCTCTTTATGGATTTCAGAGATTTCAGCATCCTGCATCGTATTCACGGGGAAGGGATGGAAGTGCACCGGGTAGACCGCTTTCACGGTGAAACCAGCCTGATGCATTTTGTTCGCCAGGTCACTGGGGGTGAACTGGTAACGGGTATCAACGCCGATTCCGGTCAGCGGATGTTTGTCGGGCTGCACGTATTCCGATTTCAGATTGCGGATACACTCAACGGCTTCTGCCTGGGTTTTGCTGGTATGCAGGGCAATCGCTTCTTCGATCAGAGAATCCATGGTTCCCAGTTCATGTTCGATCCGGGTGAACTCGTTGATCGAGTGCACGTTGAACAGACGGTTGCGAGAACCGATGGCAATCGAACCACCCG
This region includes:
- a CDS encoding carboxypeptidase-like regulatory domain-containing protein; translation: MKHRAFEKKIVGCLLAVVALTACSGGESLPELATVTGTVSLDGNPLPAANVLFQPQQGKTAFAMTDENGKFELMYNQDVTGATPGNYTVKISKEKNPEEPGNELLPAKYNEQTTLSADVKADQENDFQFDLKTK
- a CDS encoding class I SAM-dependent methyltransferase, whose product is MTLQAQQDQTYRFFKSHAKAWQAKTEDEVYSTIHNRHQAVFETMKKYPAGSALLDVGCGTGQLAIEASQKGWQAQGIDFAEDMIEIAKENNQQASAGAEFQCGSIFAFEPETKYDVISAQGFIEYISLGQLEQFLAFLKTICNPGGSIAIGSRNRLFNVHSINEFTRIEHELGTMDSLIEEAIALHTSKTQAEAVECIRNLKSEYVQPDKHPLTGIGVDTRYQFTPSDLANKMHQAGFTVKAVYPVHFHPFPVNTMQDAEISEIHKEMARFASDKMITNHQLVPYSSSYVLEAVNA
- a CDS encoding DUF1559 domain-containing protein, yielding MLNSMSRKRGFTLIELLVVIAIIAILIALLLPAVQQAREAARRSTCKNNLKQLGLAFHNYHDTHRVLPPAAINPGSANCTSVFSTNNIMNHTCFQMILPFLDQAPLYNLYNWSIPSGPAMHSSCGHTAPPTTANQFGLLDSTLPVFICPSESGNPKGTQSAAGSYTSNGAHRTSYGVAANQYDSDKVSSFQGDTYSKKAALGLNGSARISAIKDGTSNTMLLIETPFEKTTSGSDVYVGFGPYWDTYTHTNSIRPTGQGINRPRNAAYSQRVYGWGAGSSHTGGVHILLADGAVRFLSENADMTSVVQSLISASGGEVIGEF
- a CDS encoding CDP-alcohol phosphatidyltransferase family protein — protein: MISQKNAPQPRVSVYASGEQSLMDASQARRQRFFLPILKLFVRSGITPNLLTGLSLLCGIGFCFTFGQSWEGARLIALGLLFLHLLLDGIDGPLARFMGTAGNRGSFTDTTADQLVVAFTTITLIHFDVVHATVGGLYLLFYTLVVVFAMIRSSLAIPYSWLVRPRFMVYAWIPIDVYFLPGTLNYLLWLCVLPLAWKSITGFYKIRKQL
- a CDS encoding polysaccharide deacetylase family protein — protein: MHAEFVTVMYHYVREIQNSSYPGIKGLEFEGFQRQLDYLSSRYEIISADQLIACLTGDAADFPDNACLLTFDDGYRDHYDYVLPELVKRNLSACFFPPAKPIEDHTLLDVNAIHYILAVADDVEQLSRDLLDELRTRDFSEAYLTECRDRLSEPSRYDPAEVIFFKRMLQRELPFELRSEITTSLFEKYVGKTEAEFSKELYMTTDDLKELIREGMYVGSHTYHHFWLNAVDAGTQEQEIDRSLQFLSRIGAPTHNWIMCYPYGAYNQETLEILKRKDCLLGFTTHVGNSILDPQRALELSRFDTNDFPQ
- a CDS encoding creatininase family protein, whose protein sequence is MKFLEMTAVELKNVPREDTLVVLPIAAVEQHGPHMPTGTDHFICTAIAEAVEQNLPESLLLLPTQWLGASQHHLRWGATLTPRVENYETLLYEICESVLNDGFQRILILNGHGGNIGPMQTALRRLQVHYPDCQLLAASYWSIAEQEIAALMEGECKTVGHACEAETSLIMHLRPELVHAAKIENFNDYELDLLDGVYHCRDMFQRTSAGATGRPDLASPEKGAQMFSGIVARVTEVLQAIIAKPLT